The Falco rusticolus isolate bFalRus1 chromosome 15, bFalRus1.pri, whole genome shotgun sequence genome has a segment encoding these proteins:
- the TRAPPC2L gene encoding trafficking protein particle complex subunit 2-like protein, with product MAVCIAVIAKENYPLYIRSVPTENELKFHYTVHTSLDVVDEKISAMGKALVDQRELYLGLLYPTEDYKVYGYVTNSKVKFVMVVDSSNTALRDNEIRSMFRKLHNSYTDIMCNPFYNPGDRIHSRAFDSMVNSMMMQVC from the exons ATGGCGGTGTGCATCGCCGTGATCGCCAAGGAG AACTATCCCCTCTACATCCGGAGTGTTCCAACTGAAAATGAGCTGAAGTTCCACTACACTGTGCACACTTCCCTTGATGTTGTGGATGAAAAGATCTCTGCGATGGGCAAGGCTCTTGTAGATCAGAGGGAACTGTACCTAGGGCTTCTTTACCCCACTGAAGACTACAAGGT ATACGGCTACGTGACAAATTCGAAGGTGAAGTTTGTTATGGTGGTGGATTCTTCAAACACAGCACTTCGAGACAATGAGATCCGCAGC ATGTTCCGAAAGCTGCATAATTCATATACAGACATAATGTGCAACCCTTTTTATAACCCTGGGGACCGTATCCATTCCAG gGCTTTTGATAGCATGGTGAACTCCATGATGATGCAGGTGTGCTGA